Below is a genomic region from Miscanthus floridulus cultivar M001 chromosome 1, ASM1932011v1, whole genome shotgun sequence.
AAAACTGTATAACTTATATCTTTTAATTTAACCTGCATGACTGCATGTGTTTTTTATTTGAACACAATCCATTTTTCATTTTGTCACTCTTGTATACTTTATCTCAAGAACTGGCATTGTTTATTCTCTGACCTTTAATTCAGTCATTTATCTATTAAGAAGATTGAAAATAGCCTGCTGCAGGAAACCCACATACTGCTTGATTAGAAACACGGATTGCAGTGGGCTGAGGGCTTTGTTGTCTAAACCTGACAGCAGCGCTTTTAAAAATGTTCCATGTTGCGTAGTTGATGATTTGTAATCACTGGGGGTCAGGACTGCCAATTTTGTCACTCCACCATTGCTTCAGTGTTGTTGCCAGACTCTCCAGTCTGTTTGAGCACTGGCTATGTTTTTGAATGCAATTAATAGAAAACTTAGCATATGGAAATAGTTATTCCAACACAAAAAGTTTAAAGTTGGCATTAATATGGCAGAGTTACTTTTTGTGCATTGGTACCAGACCTGAGGATTTATTGTTTTTGTTTGGTCactgacaattacttgcaacatATCACGTTGACTGCACAGAGATTATATTTATCTTTGTTTAGAAACTCATGTTGCTTCTGCCCCCTCGGAGCTTTATCGCCATGACACTACAGCAACTTGCTAAATAACATTTTTTTTTGAAGATATCACCGGAGGGGTGAGAGCCCCACCTGAATGGATTTTCCATTGATTCCGGCGAGCCGGTGGATGGAGGGTGCCAAGGCACCTACAGGGTCGAGGACCCGTAGTCATATTTAGATTACAAATGAGGAGGTAGGAGAGCTTAGTTCATTACAAACATTGCGCACCACTTGTCAACTATCCATCGATCTTCGATTTTTAGGCGGCAGCTCCAGAGGCGACATGCTTCTTTGGCAGTAGCAAGCAGCCGCCGAAGGCAAGGCTGTTGCTGACGGAAGACGACATCGTGCCTATGGTTCCAAACTTGCCAGCAACAGAGAAGAATCATTGTAGAAAAGAGCTTTGATGGCACCTCAGCCGGCCTGGGCAATTCCCAGAGCCTGTTGACAGGAGGGATAGGCAGGTCTCTCCATCCAAGGTGGTTCCAGAAAGATCTAGCGACCGTGCACTAGAAGATGAGATGGTCACATGTCTCAGCGGATTGACCGCAGAGTTCGCAAATGTCGTCATCCAGGACATGCTTGTTGTGGAGGTTTGCTCGGCACTGAATTCTTTCATGGAGCAGCAACCAACCGAAGAACCGAACCCGGGGGGGAGCACGGCTTTTCCAGACGAAGTTGTCGATCATACCGACTTGTCCGGAGTGTGTCGAGACACGGTATATGCTGCCGGTGTCCAGCCTGTTCGCCGTGCAAGTAAACTTGCTGGAGCGTTCGTCTGGCTGCTGTTACTTGCTAAATAACATTGTTATTTGCTCTCGATTCTGGCAACGTTACTTGATTTATGACATTAGAAAATCAGTTTTGTTTTTGAAAATTTGGGGTATGCCTGAGATGCTACAATTCCTTTTGTCCAGAATAAAATTTGGATTTCCTATGTTGCCTATGCGTCATACTTTGGATCCTCTAGTTGAATTGGACATAGCAACATATGCTTGTATCTCTGGACTCATGTACATGTGGTGATCAGTTTGAGATGTTGCATAGTAGAAAGGTCTAATACTGCACTTATATAACTCAGCACTTATCTCACTATCTGGATTTAACACAAGCACATATTTTCATTATATAGatcttaattattttttagtagaTCAATTGTGAATCCTCTTTCTTGCACAGAATACTAAATAGGTCCCTCCATTCACAGGTTTCTCATTTGCTTTGTTTTTCTTTCCTGACTATGTGTCACTTGATAAATTATCTGCCTTTatgttaggccttgtttagttccaaaaacattttctaaaaaaaatgctacagtagccatcacatcgaatcttgcgatacgtgcatagagcattaaatgtagacgaaaaaaaaactaattgcacagtttggttggaaatcgcgagacgaacgttttgagcctaattagtccatgattgaatactaattatcaaataaaaacgaaagtgctataatagccaaatttttaaatttcaccgaactaaacacagccttagacAAGTGTCTCCCTCTGCCGTAGGGCTTACTGCAGGTTGATCGATACATCTGACAGATCATATTGTGATTCCAAAGGTGATCCCTGCTTTCAAATTCACATATATGGTCATTGTTACATCTATTCATGGTGATCATTACTACAGGATACAGAGACCAGCTCGCAACAGGCCTCTCTGGCTCCGGCTCTCCCCGTCTCGAGAGCTGCTTTTGGCACGCAAGTATGGTGGCGGCGGCCCCGACGATGGCAGAGGTGCTTTTCCTCTTCCGCTCCTTCCTCCGCACGGTGAAGCAGTTCTCCGACTACAACATCCGCGAGTACACACGCCGCCGCGCTGCAGATGCGTTCCGTGAGAACCGTGCCCTCAAAGACACTCCAGCCGCTGCGGCGGCATTCGCCAAGGGGAAGCAGCAGGTGGAGATCGCGAAGCGGCAAGCGGTGGTGTACTCGCTCTACGCCCCCAAGGCCAAGAGTGTGATGGAGTTGAAGGTGCAGTGATGGAGTGCTTCCCTCTACGGATTGGTGCCTTTCACGTGACGCTGCAACTTAGAGCTACTCTGTTATCATCACTTTTGCAAGATGATTGTCAATCGTCATGCCATAGCTGTGCAATAAATCACTAAACCATGCTGCTATGATCTGTTATGCTTTGACATGCTATTGTCTGCAAAGCAATCTGCTTCAGGGATTGCAGATATCATCACAACAATGTCGTTTCGTTGGGCCGAATGTGTCTGCCAAATCGATTCGTATGGAACTTGGAAACATATCATGACCCGTTAATTAATTTCTCATAGTGCAGCAGAATTGCAGATGTAGTCCGTCGCATAGGAAACAGAACCAAGATTTTTGAATTCAACCGATTATGAACAGCCTCGATCGTCGCCATCAGCTAGGCCCTCGCTGACGCTAGCTGACGAGGGAGCCCTCGGTGGCGGCCATGGAGCGGCAGTAGTCGGCGACCTCGCGGAACCTGGGCACGCTCCTGAGGTCGACCTTGGTGCCGTCCTTGAGCGTGATGACGATGTCGCCCCACTCGCCGATGAACCGCGGCACGACCACCACGGACGTCACGGACGAGTAGGGGAAGTCAGTGCGGTCGGCGCCGGAGAGCCCCGACACCACCGTCACGCGCCGAGAGGTGAAGCGGTACCGCAGGATGAACGCGCGGGACACGGCCGCCAGCGTCAGCGGCAGCCACAGCAGGGTCAGGCCCAGGAGCAGGTTCGCCGCCAGGTCGCCGTGGTGGGCACCGCCGTCGAAGAACACCGTCTCGGCGTCGCCTTCGCCGCGCGCCCTCGAGGCAGCGGCACGCGCCGCGACGAGCCGGGAAGCCGCGCCGGCTGAGCGTCTGATTTGTGGGAGGGGGACGGTGTGGAAGGAGAGAGCCGGAGGTGGCGTCGGGCGGATAATTGAGGAGACTGCCGCGGCGGCAGAAGCGGCGGTGGACGGCGGCGGCATGGCTGAATTGTCTCTGGACTCTGGTTGGTgatggaggattggaacttggaAGCGCGCGCGGGTGGGGCTTCTCGTTTCTGGTGGTCATCGTGCGCGCGGGTTGTCACACGTGGCACAGCGGGATTGGTGCACGTAGAACTCCTTATGCCCATGAGtccgattttttttttatttttaagcctttttttggaatttttttcacaaatataccctggaggtaagatttcaaaatatagacttttagctcggcgccagagttaCTGGCGTCGAGTTTACACGTCTCGGTCCTTGGCGCTATCgttactggcgccgagctcttgggctcgacgcagacgtggcgATGACATGGCAGACAGCTCGGCGTCAGATAccccggcgccgagctcggcgccaagcttGGCACCATAGATCTTGGTGCCTGCGCTGCGGTTACCtaggtataatacaaatattaaaaattgcatgaaatCCTAAGTTATGACGATTTTTACGTTGAAAAATCCGATTAATATATactgaatcgatgcgaaaaaaattaggaggtgagcgaggataccttgctctcgaagatctacggatcaaatcaaagtttataaggtccaatatgccgattcgtgaggtagggcaaagtggggagagaaaaaaaaacctgagagaggagaaagaaggctcggacaggaaggttggggccggggttaaaacaccacctcggcgtcaagatctatggcgccgagctcgacgccaagatctctggcgccgagctgccTGCCATGTCACCGTCACGTCTGTGTCAAGCCCAAGAGCTCGCCCGagttaagggtccagattttgaaatcttatcttcaggggcatatttgtgaaattttttcaaaaaaaggacTAAAAAATATTCGGCCCATGAGTTTTTTTTTCTGAGAATCATGCCCACGAGTTTATCTGCTAGGGGCCTAATTGCTGTCTTTTACCATTTCGGCCTGCTCTCCAAACTTGGGCTTCGTCTATGCCGCCAGATTCAGGTTCAGAAGACAGCAATTTTGTTATAAAACCGATTGCAGTTAACCAAGGAACTTTACCATTCTAGCGCCAATCATCCCGTTCGAGCACTTGAACCATAGCGTAGTGCTATCAGCTCGTTCTTACGCACATCGTGTGCATTTACGATTCTTCGTTGGGCCGTTAATTTCTTTATTACTCGGTCGTATCATATGTATGTGTGCAATGGAGGTGAAATGTGGATGCGTGGCGTAGGT
It encodes:
- the LOC136506082 gene encoding uncharacterized protein, whose translation is MPPPSTAASAAAAVSSIIRPTPPPALSFHTVPLPQIRRSAGAASRLVAARAAASRARGEGDAETVFFDGGAHHGDLAANLLLGLTLLWLPLTLAAVSRAFILRYRFTSRRVTVVSGLSGADRTDFPYSSVTSVVVVPRFIGEWGDIVITLKDGTKVDLRSVPRFREVADYCRSMAATEGSLVS